The genomic segment ACCTTCTGCTTGGAGACCCTGCCCGAGTTCAGGGATGAACGCGAGCTGCTCCGCCACCCCCCAGCGCCCCACCAGCCTCCCGCGCCCGCCCCTGGGACCAACGGCAGCGGGGTCATGGCCCCGCCCTCTGGCCCTACGGTGGCACCGCTCCTGCCCAGGACCCTGGCCGACCCCTTCTTCATCGTGGAGACCACGTGCGTCATCTGGTTCACCTTCGAGCTGCTCGTGCGCTTCTTCGCCTGCCCCAGCAAGGCAGGGTTCTCCCGGAACATCATGAACATCATCGATGTGGTGGCCATCTTCCCTTACTTCATCACCCTGGGCACCGAGCTGGCAGAGCAACAGCCAGGGGGCGGAGGAGGCAGCCAGAATGGGCAGCAGGCCATGTCCCTGGCCATCCTCAGAGTCATCCGCCTGGTCCGGGTGTTCCGCATCTTCAAGCTCTCCCGCCACTCCAAGGGGCTGCAGATCCTGGGCAAGACCTTGCAGGCCTCCATGAGGGAGCTGGGGTTGCTCATCTTCTTCCTGTTCATCGGGGTCATCCTCTTCTCCAGTGCCGTCTACTTTGCAGAGGCTGACAACCAGGGGACCCATTTCTCTAGCATCCCTGATGCCTTCTGGTGGGCAGTGGTCACCATGACCACTGTGGGCTACGGGGACATGAGGCCCATCACCGTGGGGGGCAAGATTGTGGGCTCGCTGTGTGCCATCGCTGGGGTCCTCACCATTGCCCTGCCTGTGCCCGTCATTGTCTCCAACTTCAACTACTTCTACCACCGGGAGACAGACCACGAGGAGCCGGCAGTCCTTAAGGAAGAGCAGGGCCCTCAGAGCCAGGGGCCGGGGCTGGACAGAGGAGTCCAGCGGAAGGTCCAGGAGTCCAGCGGGAGCAGGGGATCCTTCTGCAAGGCCGGGGGGACCCTGGAGAATGCAGACAGTGCCCGAAGGAGCAGCTGCCCCCTAGAGAAGTGTAACGTCAAGGCCAAGAGCAACGTGGACTTGCGGAGGTCCCTTTATGCCCTCTGCCTGGACACCAGCCGGGAAACAGATTTGTAAAAGGAGATTCAGGCAGACTGGTGGCAGTGGGGTAGGGAATGGAAGGCTTGCTGAACATGGATATTTACATTATACCGCAGAGTATTTGAAGTCACACTGTAACCTCAGTCTACCCCTCTCCTTtcactcctttcctccctccctcaatccccccattttctctcttctttccatgACACCCAAGGgtcacctatttttaaaaagtaccacaTTCCATGACGCAGGAGCTGTTGAAATGGTAAGCGCTGTGAGATGGATGTATTTGTAGCCAGTCTCCTATACCCTGCAGAGGGATAACCCAAACAAAAATGACTCTAAATAGCCCAGATCCCAAGAGATTACGTAACTCCTCCATCCATGTGTTCCAAATTTGCTTTACATATGATTACATTTGTGTATaggggaaaatattatttttatgcctGGTAAGTGGCTTTTTGTACTGTAGTTTAGATAgagatattttggatatattttcaaGATACATGTTGTATTTATGGAAGAAAGAGTTGTCCTGATGTTTTTCTGTGATACTTATATTAGAGCCAGAGATCTTGGTATGGGCTGTTCTGGTTCCTGTGTCTCCAAGCCTCTGTCTTTTCCGGGATGTGGTATTGGTGCTTTGTGTCTAGGGCAGAGAATGTTCTTGAAGAAAGGCAAATCTGACTTTTTCTGTGCGCCTTAAACAATTCTTGTAACTTTCTTCAAAaagcattttaatgatattggAGGAATACTTCTGataatttattctctttatttttaatcccAGGAAATAAAAGGTTACCTTGTTGAGGCAAGTGTTAGTTTTTCTGCAGCTGATatgttttctgacattttaaaaaatagtctgtCACTGTCTGTTTCTGGTTTTGAAGTCAGAGCAAACGCATTGACTGGGGTGAGAGGAAATCTGCAAAGCTCATGATTTGCTTGGCGACGTCTTTGCAGTGCACCCCTTGGTGCCTCATAGACAATGGTGGGTGAGCTTTGTCCAGGCTGTTTATGGCACGGATGCCCCTGTGGGATGCTCTCTGAAGCAGTAGTATTAGCCCTTATGGTCAGCTTGGAGTATGGAGGGCACTAAGATGAAAAGGGGCATCAGACCCCTGACTGTCTTGCTGGGTCTCCCGGCACTGGCTTTCATTCCTTTGTTTGCAGGTTTTAAGCCCTCCTCAGGGTGGCTCTCAGCAGCTCTGAGGAACAAGCCTGATTCCCACAGACATGAAGCAGTCCTGGCAGCCCCAGTGTGCGAGTCACAGAGGGACCTGCGCCGGTGGTTCACTGCCCTCCTGGCATGGCAGAGCAGCACACGATGTGTTTATGACAACAGCAACAGTGAGAGGCCAAATGGAAGGATTTGCTTGTTCACGTTAAAAGCTGGTTTCTACAGATTGTGGCCTTGCCCCAAGTAATCCCTAAACTCAGAACAAATCCCCTTGTTCCCTTGTCACTGGAAGGCTGTAGCAAAACATTGCAGTGGGCACAACACTAGCTAGCATTTCTCTCTGGGATTAGCTATCTGCTGATAGGAATCCGTGGGGCTCCGGattcctgctgctgctttttctgCTGAACAATCCAAAGCTGGGGCTGTTTTACATCCTCACCAGGGTGGGCTAGTGGGCTGGAATCACACCTCCCCCAGGACAGCAGTGGGCTTCATGGTTAGATCTCAGGGTGTGTCCAGGTCTCCCTGTGGATGAGAGGAGATCTATAAATCAATGGTTGGAAATTGTGGGTTTAAATAAAATGGCCAGCGCGGTAAGGAAGGCCAGGGTCTGTGAGTGTCCAAAGTCGTTTCTAGCCAGAAGCTTTTAACACCAAATCTGAGGAGGAAACAGAAGGATTGTGAAGACAGAGCTCTGTTGATTTTCATTGCGTGCTAAGGCAAAGGAAGAAGAACAGagacactttatttatttataatttacaatCTGCCTAAAAGCAGGGCATCTTGCCAGAGCTCCACTGTACACAGTCTCACCTCCAAGCCCTCTCTGCCTTTAAAGCTAATGTTTGTAGTTTAGCACACACCTAGTGACTGGGATGGGGAAATCACCCCTAGGGCTCCAGCTTTCCTCTGAAACAAGAGATGTCACCACTTTTGACCTGAAGGTTTATTCCTTTAGGCtcaaacaaatactgagagagAAGCCCCCCAGGGCCTTCCATGTGTCCAGGTGCCTGACAAGATGTTGGTCCAATTAGAATGGACTGCATCTTTAAAATGTCCAGTAAATGGGCATAATCTTATAGAAATCCTCAAGGACAGAGTGGAGGGAATGAGAGAGTGAGGTtccctgtattatttttttttgcaggagGAAGGGATATTGTGAAGCAGGTTTCCTAAAGGGACCAGAGTGGTTCCGGAGGGAATCCTGGAGTCCAGCATCTCAGTCCCCTGTTGTAGCCTTCGATCCTGGGGACCAGTGACGTGCGAGATCCGTCACAGAGCATTGGTCGGGGGAGGTGGGGGGACCCATTAGGCAGTTCAGAGTATTTCCATGTCCTCATATTCTCAGCGCATCCATTGCTATGATTCTGGAAACAGGCtccactattgcactccagccatcCTGCTTTGCCTTTTGATGTAATTAGCAGGGAACAGCTCTGAGAGTCAAGACTTTTCCCCAGGCTACCTGAGGTAAGGAACCCTTTCctgtcccctcccacccttccctgcTTCTCTGCTGTTACTGATTTCCATAGCCTTTACCTTCCTGAGAAGATTAAATCAAGGAGCCTCTGCCAAGCCTTTTATCCAGATGTTGCTTCTTGGTTCCCATGGGAGGAAACCACCCCTGAGTTTATAATCTGCCAGCTTTGGCAACCAAGGCCCAGAAAGCAGGTTGCAGTTGGATATAAAGACAGCAAAACATCGGGCTCCCTCTTTTTTACTGCctacttttttcttctcctgcctAAATGCTTGCTAAACCTTAGGTAATTAcaggttcaggaaaaaaaaaaaaaaaaaaaaagattcacatgCTTTAAAAGTCTCAGTTCCTTGTCTTGCCCTGCTGGGGATGTCCCCTAGATGAGAGAATGAAACAGACAAGGAGCCCCGGCGGAGTTTGTCCATAGAGTTGGGATTTGTGTTATTTTCGTGTGAATGATGAAAGCGCTGCCAGGCTTGGGATGACACAGAGTGTTTCTCTCGGTGCAGGGACACTTTTCTCCAAGTCCCCTCCGAAGTGGCAGATTTGTGCACAGTGGAGATTGACCCTGGGTGAGGGACAAGCGTTCTTCTCTCTTTTGACCTCAGTGGCACAAATCTACTCAGCAGCTACTCTGGGCCCAGCACTCTCCTGTGCGTGGAAGGGCATGCTGGAAAAAATATTAGGATGTGGTTCCTGCCTTCATAGACCTGAAGTCTCACAGGAGAAACAGTCAGTGTAAAGCAAAAGCAAGTCATGTAAGATGATGTGTGTCCAAGTACCTTGTAGGGGGTTCCGAAATGGAGCGATGCGGGACAGAAGTGGGAGTGAGAGAATCAGTGAGGATGAGGGTAGAAGAGAAAAGCTGTTGCAGGCCTTACAGTGAGGCCAGGAAGAAAGGAGGGCACACCGGATGAGGGCAGGGAGGGCAGTGACCCACAGGAGAATCGCTGCCCTGTCCCCATCAGTGGTGGGAGCTCCAATGTTACCAGTAGCTGGGGGATGCGACAATTGTtcggtgggggggggggttggcAACATTTCTGAAATGAGCCAGAAAGTAAATATTCTAGGCTTTGTCGGCCAAGAGGCAAAATGGAGGCTATTGTGTAGCTACTTATATAACCGTATACagtgtaatcttttaaaaatgtgaacactAGCCTCAGCTCCAGAGCTGTACATCCCTGTCACATCAGTTCATCAGTTTATCAGTCACACAGAGGCTGCCTCCTGGGTATCCAGTCATGCCTGTGAAGCCCTGATCTGTCTCCCCTGATTTGATTTTGCTCAGTTCAACGTGCCTGTATTGCAAATGCCAATCTTTGGTTTGGGGAGGAGGTCGCATGCTGGCATTTCCTAGCCCATGGTCAACCTCCCAAGAAAGATTTAGCTTGCTTCTACTGCCtcataaaaattagattttttctATATGTCTGTGGGACAGGCTGCTCTATTttcaaggaagaggaagaagatgccAAACTGGAAATTCTGCCTAGGACACTGGCCAGTGGGTTTTCCCTGAGTTGTTGGTGGAAGCAGACCCCCACCACCAGAGCATGGGCCTCCTTCTGCTGCTGGCCTTAGTCTTTTTCTGGAGGGGGCATTTCAACTGCACAACTTCCTTAGCTGGTTCTTCTCTGGCTGTATACGTAGGCCCTAGGCTGGGTGGCCTCTGTGTgcacatggtgtgtgtgtggtatgtatagGTAGAGCGGTATCTACTCATGTAGCAGTGTGCATGGGTCTGGGGTCAGGGTGACCCAGCCTGGAGTGACTCAACTCCAGACCACAGGCCTCCAGACAGAGAAAGATGCTTGTTACCTTCTCTTTTACTTGTCATTTATTTTCCAGTGTCAAATTTTCCTCCAAGGGATGTTTCCGCTAGAAGGAGCCTTACAAATAATCTGGTCTGTCCTGTTCATTTACAGAAGAGCAAAGCAAGGCTCAGAGAGAAGAGGTAACTCACCCAAGGTGCCGCCTCCAATTAAGGCAGGTTTGGCATTGTTTTCCCTGACTCTGAGGCTTGATTTCTCTCAGTAATTCCACTCCATGTCTTCTGCATGAAAGCCTCTCAGTCGTCATTCAGCTGCCCTACCTACCCTGCTTCCTGAGGCACATCCCTGCCATGTCAGTTTATCTGTATCCAAGCTGCCTTTGAAGCCCTGATTTGCCTCCTCTGATTTGATTTTACTAATTTCAACTTGTGTTTATTTCAAATTTCCAGGCAGTGTAGGCAATGGAAATATGGCACAGCAATGAACAGGGCCCTCTAAAGAGACATCTCACTGTCtaagggggaaaatggaaacatGGCAAACCCAGCGTCCCTAGtactatcattcattcatttgttcaatcatttaacagatatttactatGAGGCAGGCACCGTGCTAGACTCTGAGAATAACCAGCAAGAGGTCTTCCCTGATAGGATTTCCAGTCTAGTGGGGAGGATCAAAAATCAAGTAAGTATGAAGAGATGATTTTCAAATTGAGGAAATGAGCAATGTCAGTTACGTTTGGGGGACAGATGTGCTACTTAGAGAGATGCATGGCTACAGAAGAGGGGACGTTTGAGTGAagcagaagaagacagaaaaagagacaaTGAGTCGGGGGCAGtggtgctgggactatagggactTTTGTCAGGAGCTTAGGTTTTCCTGGAGAAGCAGAGGGTGGAGGCCTCAGACAGAGCTGGGAGCTGGGGAAAGCCAGGTACAACTGGAGTGCTTTGGGCAGGATTTTCAATCCCAGTGCCAGCCCTGGCCACTCACCACCGAGAAGCAGGAAGATAGCCCTGGCACTGCAGGCGGCACATCCAAACAGATGCAGCTGGACCACATCACCGAGGGAGGCACAGCATAAGTCTCTGCCAAAAGGCAAGCAGCAGGTTtaaatctgatttatttttccttaatttaaGGGGGCAGGCAAAGGCCCTCAGATACCCTTGGCTTGTTTTACCAGCTGGCAGCACACCCCAGTGGATTCTGGGTCTGTGCCGAAAAGCAGATACAAACAATCTGGGGATCCTGGAGGAGGCAGGTCCCAAGGTGAGGGGAGGGGTACTGAGGGAGCAAGGAGTCATAGAGACCCAGAGTTCCTCAAAACTATCCTAAGACCAGGAACAGGAACCGAAAAATCTAAGAGAGGATGTGGTGGGGCCAAgaagagagcatcaggaaaaccaaacatctgtgtgcaaaaaatgtcatttctcagAAATTCACAATGAAAGTTTCACTTACACCTGGATGGGGAACTTGATTGGGACCCTTACAAGCATGCTTATTTGTGTCTCAGACTGGAGTGTTCTGGAAGACACTGGAGTTTTCCCTTTTATCTTGCACAGGCTACTCCCTCCTTCTAGCAACTCTCTGGTAGGCATGGGATTTTTCCCTTCCTGTAGCCCTGCCTTTGGGAGAAGTGGTGAGATGTGGATTGTGCAGGAGCTGGATATCAGGTTAACTGTCGAAGGGGCTTGCTCAGCGCCCCTTTCTCTCATTGTGCTCTCTGTAACCTCTTGTGCATGACATTGTGTGCACTGAAGATGTCACTTCTGCCTCTTACAGGAGTCTCAAGTCTCAGAACAAGCCCGTCAATCCTAGGTAGTGTGATGGGGATAGAAATGAGACAGATTCCACCCTCAGGAAACTCACTGACTGATGTGGCATGCTACACCTGCCTGTATATGGAGCCACACATATAAAGATCAAGGACAAAAATCTAAAGAACCAGCTATAAATGCCCCAGAGAAATATAATAGCACTTAATGGTTTTGGGGATTGATCTAAGCCCAGCGCAGTTATTTGAGCCAGGATTCCTGAAAGAGGCGACCTTCAGAAGCAGTGTGAAAGAAGGGTCACATAGAAATCTGTGTCTTTATTACTGTAGGTCTTCCCCACCCTCCTGCCCAATGAACCCTTCTCTCAACTCCCCAGGCCTCTCATGTCAATGGTCACTCTGTCCTTTGAACTGACTCTTGCCTAGGCTGCAAGCTGGCCTGCTCAGCAGATCCTGTCTCGTCACTCACTGTGGCCCTCTTGGCTCATGGCCTTTGACACAGATTGAGCTCATGTGCTGCAATATAGTAAGAGATCAATAGTGATCTCTTGAATCTcgagtttacattttttaataaacaagCTTTGCTCCcttttttcttatgtcttttgttttataGTAATTGGTCTTCTGGAACCAGGCTAC from the Macaca thibetana thibetana isolate TM-01 chromosome 11, ASM2454274v1, whole genome shotgun sequence genome contains:
- the KCNA5 gene encoding potassium voltage-gated channel subfamily A member 5, producing the protein MEIALVPLENGGAMTVRGGDEARAGCGQATGGELQCPPTAGLSDGPKEPAPKGRGAQRDADPGVRPLPPLPKELPQPRRPPPEDEEEEGDPGLGTVEDQALGTASLHHQRVHINISGLRFETQLGTLAQFPNTLLGDPAKRLRYFDPLRNEYFFDRNRPSFDGILYYYQSGGRLRRPVNVSLDVFADEIRFYQLGDEAMERFREDEGFIKEEEKPLPRNEFQRQVWLIFEYPESSGSARAIAIVSVLVILISIITFCLETLPEFRDERELLRHPPAPHQPPAPAPGTNGSGVMAPPSGPTVAPLLPRTLADPFFIVETTCVIWFTFELLVRFFACPSKAGFSRNIMNIIDVVAIFPYFITLGTELAEQQPGGGGGSQNGQQAMSLAILRVIRLVRVFRIFKLSRHSKGLQILGKTLQASMRELGLLIFFLFIGVILFSSAVYFAEADNQGTHFSSIPDAFWWAVVTMTTVGYGDMRPITVGGKIVGSLCAIAGVLTIALPVPVIVSNFNYFYHRETDHEEPAVLKEEQGPQSQGPGLDRGVQRKVQESSGSRGSFCKAGGTLENADSARRSSCPLEKCNVKAKSNVDLRRSLYALCLDTSRETDL